A single genomic interval of Hemibagrus wyckioides isolate EC202008001 linkage group LG13, SWU_Hwy_1.0, whole genome shotgun sequence harbors:
- the socs3b gene encoding suppressor of cytokine signaling 3b, whose protein sequence is MVTHSRLNGAMSSSPFQGGVRLPAHRYKTFSSRAQYQMVVAAARKLQESGFYWNAVSGKEASALLSTEPPGTFLVRDSSDNRHFFTLSVKTATGTKNLRIQCDACSFFLQTDPRSLQTVPRFDCVLKLIHHYMPSAREAGSLSVVPSGVDNEGGSSGADGSTYFIYSGGEKIPLELLRPLASSMSTLQHLCRKTLNGHIDVSNKRDQLPQSLQEFLQEYDAPI, encoded by the coding sequence ATGGTAACACACAGCAGGCTCAACGGCGCCATGAGCAGCAGCCCCTTCCAAGGCGGAGTACGCCTGCCTGCCCACCGCTACAAGACCTTTAGCTCCAGGGCGCAGTATCAAATGGTGGTGGCGGCTGCGCGCAAGCTGCAGGAGAGTGGCTTCTACTGGAACGCTGTGAGTGGGAAGGAGGCCAGCGCCTTGCTGAGCACTGAGCCACCCGGCACTTTCCTGGTGCGTGACAGCTCTGACAACCGGCACTTTTTCACCTTAAGCGTGAAGACGGCCACGGGCACCAAGAACCTGCGTATCCAATGTGATGCCTGCTCCTTTTTTTTGCAAACGGACCCACGCAGCTTGCAAACTGTGCCACgttttgattgtgtgttgaAACTCATTCATCATTACATGCCCTCTGCCAGAGAAGCGGGGTCCCTGTCTGTAGTCCCATCTGGAGTGGACAATGAAGGTGGCAGCAGTGGGGCAGATGGGAGTACATACTTCATTTATTCTGGAGGAGAGAAAATCCCACTGGAGCTGCTGCGCCCTCTGGCCTCCAGCATGTCCACACTGCAGCACCTCTGCCGCAAGACACTCAATGGCCACATAGATGTGTCTAATAAACGGGACCAGCTGCCTCAGTCGCTCCAAGAGTTCCTTCAGGAGTATGATGCACCTATATAA